The following proteins are co-located in the Streptomyces sp. NBC_01198 genome:
- a CDS encoding thioesterase family protein, translating into MAYAAARAAIGDSEFDRDTAVVARTDEPGTYDSELSAGWTIIRAVNGGYLLAVVARALRDALPHPDPISVTAHYLTASQPGPAVIRTETVRAGRTMSTGQASLFQRDEQGREVERIRVIAAYSDLAALPDDVRTTATPTAMPSYEDCVSSSEAPDGGPVPGSTAILDRLDLRLDPATAGWAVGAPSGAGDMRGWLGLADGRDHDAVSLLLAVDALPPTAFDLGLTGWVPTVELTVHVRSQPAPGPLRVTLTTRNLAGGLLEEDAEVWDSADRLVAQSRQLARAPRP; encoded by the coding sequence ATGGCATATGCAGCGGCCCGCGCGGCCATCGGGGACAGCGAGTTCGACCGCGACACGGCGGTGGTGGCCAGGACGGACGAGCCCGGCACGTACGACAGTGAGCTGTCCGCGGGCTGGACGATCATCCGGGCGGTCAACGGCGGCTACCTGCTCGCCGTCGTCGCCCGCGCCCTGCGTGACGCCCTGCCGCACCCCGACCCGATCAGCGTCACGGCGCACTATCTGACCGCCTCGCAGCCGGGTCCCGCGGTGATCAGGACCGAGACCGTACGCGCCGGCCGCACCATGTCCACCGGGCAGGCCTCGCTCTTCCAGCGCGACGAGCAGGGGCGCGAGGTGGAGCGGATCCGGGTCATCGCCGCGTACAGCGACCTCGCCGCCCTCCCGGACGACGTCCGCACCACGGCGACGCCGACGGCGATGCCGTCCTACGAGGACTGCGTCAGCTCGTCCGAGGCGCCGGACGGCGGGCCCGTCCCCGGCTCCACCGCGATCCTCGACCGGCTCGACCTGCGGCTGGACCCCGCCACCGCGGGCTGGGCCGTCGGCGCGCCGTCCGGTGCCGGCGACATGCGCGGCTGGCTCGGCCTCGCCGACGGGCGCGACCACGACGCGGTGTCGCTGCTGCTCGCGGTCGACGCGCTGCCGCCCACGGCCTTCGACCTGGGGCTCACCGGGTGGGTGCCGACGGTCGAGCTCACCGTTCACGTGCGCAGCCAGCCGGCCCCCGGGCCGCTGCGGGTCACCCTGACGACCCGGAACCTGGCGGGCGGTCTGCTGGAGGAGGACGCGGAGGTCTGGGACTCGGCGGATCGGCTCGTGGCCCAGTCCCGCCAATTGGCTCGCGCCCCGCGGCCATGA
- a CDS encoding cysteine desulfurase family protein: MAYFDHAATTPMLPEAVEAMTAHLTVTGNASALHAAGRRARRTVEESREALAAALGARPSEIVFTGGGTESDNLAVKGLFWARRAADPRRVRVLASPVEHHAVLDAVHWLAEHEGAVVEWLPVDAYGRVQPETLRAALAAGPEDVALVTVMWANNEVGTILPVATLAEVCAEFGVPMHSDAVQAFGQTPVDFAASGLDAMTVTAHKVGGPYGIGALVLRRDDTPVPLLHGGDQERSRSGTLDVPAIAAFATAGALAAERREPYTAQVGALRDELVRGVRAAVPDVVLNGDPGPEGRLAANAHFTFPGCEGDALLLLLDAQGIACSTGSACTAGVAQPSHVLLAMGRPATDARATLRFSLGHTTTADEVAQVIRAIGPAVTRARTAGQT; the protein is encoded by the coding sequence ATGGCCTACTTCGATCACGCCGCCACGACGCCCATGCTCCCGGAGGCGGTCGAGGCGATGACCGCGCACCTCACGGTGACGGGGAACGCGTCCGCACTGCATGCGGCGGGCCGCCGCGCCCGGCGGACCGTCGAGGAGTCGCGGGAGGCCCTGGCGGCGGCGCTGGGCGCGCGCCCGAGCGAGATCGTGTTCACCGGCGGTGGCACCGAGTCGGACAACCTGGCCGTCAAGGGGCTGTTCTGGGCGCGCCGGGCGGCGGATCCGCGCAGGGTCCGCGTGCTGGCCAGCCCGGTGGAGCACCACGCGGTGCTGGACGCCGTCCACTGGCTTGCCGAGCACGAGGGCGCCGTCGTGGAGTGGCTGCCGGTGGACGCGTACGGCAGGGTGCAGCCGGAGACGCTGCGTGCCGCCCTGGCCGCCGGGCCCGAGGACGTGGCCCTGGTCACCGTGATGTGGGCCAACAACGAGGTCGGCACGATCCTTCCGGTCGCCACCCTGGCGGAGGTCTGCGCCGAGTTCGGCGTGCCGATGCACTCCGACGCGGTGCAGGCGTTCGGGCAGACCCCCGTCGACTTCGCGGCCAGCGGGCTGGACGCGATGACGGTGACCGCGCACAAGGTCGGCGGACCGTACGGGATCGGCGCGCTGGTGCTGCGCAGGGACGACACCCCGGTGCCGCTGCTGCACGGCGGCGACCAGGAGCGCAGCAGGTCGGGCACCCTCGACGTGCCCGCGATCGCGGCCTTCGCGACGGCCGGCGCGCTCGCCGCGGAGAGGCGGGAGCCGTACACCGCGCAGGTCGGCGCGCTGCGTGACGAGCTGGTGCGCGGCGTACGGGCCGCGGTGCCGGACGTCGTCCTGAACGGCGACCCGGGCCCCGAGGGCCGGCTCGCGGCCAACGCGCACTTCACCTTCCCCGGCTGCGAGGGCGACGCCCTCCTGCTGCTGCTGGACGCCCAGGGCATCGCCTGCTCGACCGGCTCTGCGTGTACCGCAGGTGTGGCGCAGCCCAGCCACGTCCTGCTGGCGATGGGCCGGCCGGCCACCGACGCGCGGGCCACGCTGCGGTTCTCGCTCGGCCACACCACGACCGCCGATGAGGTCGCGCAGGTCATCAGGGCGATCGGCCCGGCCGTCACCCGGGCGAGGACCGCGGGCCAGACCTGA
- a CDS encoding DUF885 family protein produces MDDRLRAVCDLMMPTVREMAGLHEYDGRVQDLSPDGIRRALGAVDSAKHASAPLDDPHDEAHLAVFEDSLRVQYGDLELHRRDPYPHLSNLELACYDREYASRKVRAAARREHLAQWPDAVDAALASLDRVSAPVATALLGSAHGLAAGLDSDQGATEAAALAAHGRLIAHLERAALDGDPDPRLGGTALAALMGAPEGLRVDLTALSEAADKERVRLGQLLADSCRALDRNRSVDELIPELLADHPGADDVIPAAARLTEEVIAFTRQRRLAPYLDGECLVGPAPPSRRWAMAMMTWAGPGEPESPSWYHVTPPEPDWPAQEREEWLTVFSRTSLPSITVHEVAPGHFAHGRALRHATSPVRRVLHSLSFCEGWAHYVEEVCMDEGFRARDPRFAIGVALEALVRVTRLTCAIGMHTGAMDVAEAARLFMRHAHLAPAGAASEARRGTFDAGYGRYTWGKLEIQRTRARAERDPSFTVPDFHARLLALGAPPLGLLDAAVAA; encoded by the coding sequence ATGGATGATCGGCTTCGCGCGGTGTGCGACCTGATGATGCCCACCGTCCGCGAGATGGCCGGGCTGCACGAGTACGACGGGCGCGTGCAGGACCTCTCCCCCGACGGGATACGCCGCGCCCTGGGCGCGGTCGACAGCGCGAAGCACGCCTCCGCGCCGCTCGACGATCCGCACGACGAGGCGCACCTGGCGGTCTTCGAGGACTCCCTGCGGGTGCAGTACGGGGACCTCGAACTGCACAGGCGCGACCCGTACCCGCATCTGTCGAATCTCGAACTCGCCTGTTACGACCGGGAGTACGCCTCCCGTAAGGTACGTGCCGCCGCCCGCCGTGAACATCTGGCGCAGTGGCCCGACGCGGTGGACGCGGCGCTGGCCTCACTCGACCGGGTGAGCGCGCCGGTCGCCACCGCCCTGCTCGGCTCGGCTCACGGGCTGGCCGCCGGGCTCGACTCCGACCAGGGCGCCACCGAAGCCGCGGCGCTGGCCGCGCACGGCCGGCTGATCGCCCATCTTGAGCGCGCGGCCCTGGACGGCGACCCCGACCCGCGGCTCGGCGGCACCGCCCTGGCCGCGCTGATGGGCGCGCCCGAGGGCCTGCGGGTCGACCTCACGGCGCTGTCCGAGGCCGCGGACAAGGAACGCGTACGGCTGGGCCAGCTGCTGGCCGACTCCTGCCGGGCGCTGGACCGGAACCGGTCGGTCGACGAGCTGATCCCCGAACTGCTCGCCGACCACCCCGGCGCCGACGACGTCATCCCGGCCGCGGCCCGGCTCACCGAGGAGGTCATCGCCTTCACCCGCCAGCGCAGGCTGGCGCCGTATCTGGACGGCGAGTGCCTGGTCGGGCCGGCTCCGCCGTCCCGCCGCTGGGCGATGGCGATGATGACCTGGGCGGGGCCAGGAGAGCCGGAGTCGCCGTCCTGGTACCACGTGACCCCGCCGGAGCCGGACTGGCCCGCGCAGGAGCGGGAGGAGTGGCTGACGGTCTTCAGCCGGACGAGCCTGCCATCGATCACCGTGCACGAGGTCGCCCCCGGCCACTTCGCCCACGGGCGCGCCCTGCGGCACGCGACCAGCCCGGTGCGACGGGTCCTGCACAGCCTGTCCTTCTGCGAGGGGTGGGCGCACTACGTGGAGGAGGTCTGCATGGACGAGGGCTTCCGTGCCCGCGACCCGCGGTTCGCCATCGGCGTCGCCCTCGAGGCGCTGGTCAGGGTGACCCGGCTGACCTGCGCGATCGGGATGCACACCGGCGCAATGGATGTCGCCGAGGCCGCCAGGCTCTTCATGCGGCACGCCCACCTGGCCCCGGCCGGGGCGGCGTCCGAGGCCAGGCGCGGCACTTTCGACGCCGGCTACGGCCGCTACACATGGGGCAAGCTGGAGATCCAGCGGACCCGTGCCCGCGCGGAGCGCGACCCGTCCTTCACGGTCCCGGACTTCCACGCCCGCCTGCTGGCGCTGGGCGCCCCGCCCCTCGGCCTGCTGGACGCCGCCGTCGCCGCCTGA
- a CDS encoding enhanced serine sensitivity protein SseB C-terminal domain-containing protein, with the protein MAGHRTTGKGRSDVIAGAQGGAAAGHVEQMLLQVAPGRFDAYENLLGSLADGQVWMLLWQGAPGAPDAQYASMEVGGQRYAPCCTSPRELAASGWNRDHEIVSGRDIALTLFPDHCGLWLNPHANGGGVGIPWPDLRRVAGGLDLLPAGPLQIGEPSLQIPQFYALLAKAAHRTQAVRALRQAWVQPALGEPYLAIGVEVYDSSPQAVESVRLMMQQAVAGVPEGLPVSTVAMADAYDPVAMWLRANAQPFFDREAFSGPAGWGPPPRTY; encoded by the coding sequence ATGGCGGGACACCGAACGACGGGAAAGGGGCGGTCCGACGTGATCGCGGGCGCGCAAGGCGGCGCGGCGGCCGGCCATGTGGAGCAGATGCTGCTCCAGGTGGCGCCCGGCCGCTTCGACGCATACGAGAACCTGCTCGGGTCGCTCGCCGACGGCCAGGTATGGATGCTGCTCTGGCAGGGCGCACCCGGAGCGCCCGACGCCCAGTACGCGTCCATGGAGGTCGGCGGGCAGCGCTACGCGCCGTGCTGCACCTCGCCCAGGGAACTGGCCGCCAGCGGCTGGAACCGCGACCACGAGATCGTCTCGGGGCGGGACATCGCGCTGACCCTCTTCCCCGACCACTGCGGGCTCTGGCTCAACCCGCACGCGAACGGCGGCGGCGTCGGCATCCCCTGGCCCGACCTGCGCCGGGTCGCCGGCGGCCTGGACCTGCTGCCCGCCGGCCCGCTGCAGATCGGCGAACCCTCGCTGCAGATCCCGCAGTTCTACGCCCTGCTCGCCAAGGCCGCGCACCGCACGCAGGCGGTGCGCGCGCTGCGCCAGGCGTGGGTCCAGCCGGCCCTGGGCGAGCCCTACCTGGCGATCGGCGTCGAGGTCTACGACTCCTCGCCGCAGGCCGTCGAGTCGGTCCGGCTGATGATGCAGCAGGCGGTGGCCGGTGTGCCCGAGGGGCTCCCGGTCTCGACCGTCGCGATGGCCGACGCCTACGACCCGGTCGCGATGTGGCTGCGGGCCAACGCTCAGCCGTTCTTCGACCGCGAGGCCTTCTCCGGGCCTGCCGGTTGGGGCCCGCCGCCGCGCACCTACTGA
- a CDS encoding enhanced serine sensitivity protein SseB produces MENPAPYIWPANELEEVLSASLGNPSATPRLLEVLGRSHVWVPLPNGGPPGPEGLDLPTVDLGGAPYVPVFSSEQQFRQAADGMSCTVAPVREFARGLPPLVGIAVNPGGAVGVPLPPAAVAELCRTERTGAYGEQVPSGARVRLWEPAPDEEPVDFLAVAAAEYAVTPVVLSARRAMASVEEEPPALFVGVELDRWQDQDRAAAMDALGRALGAAPLPWPVHLILLDIAQDPVGDWMLEVVRPFYSRD; encoded by the coding sequence ATGGAGAATCCGGCACCGTACATATGGCCGGCGAACGAGCTGGAGGAAGTGCTCTCGGCGAGCCTCGGCAATCCCTCGGCGACCCCCCGGCTGCTGGAGGTCCTCGGCCGCTCCCATGTCTGGGTACCGCTGCCCAACGGCGGCCCGCCCGGCCCCGAAGGCCTCGACCTGCCCACCGTCGACCTGGGCGGCGCGCCCTATGTGCCGGTCTTCAGCTCCGAGCAGCAGTTCCGGCAGGCCGCCGACGGCATGTCCTGCACGGTGGCGCCGGTACGCGAGTTCGCCCGCGGGCTGCCCCCGCTGGTCGGCATCGCCGTCAACCCCGGCGGCGCCGTCGGGGTGCCGCTACCGCCCGCCGCCGTCGCTGAGCTGTGCCGCACGGAGCGGACCGGCGCGTACGGAGAGCAGGTCCCCAGCGGCGCCCGGGTGCGGCTCTGGGAGCCCGCCCCCGACGAGGAGCCCGTCGACTTCCTGGCCGTCGCCGCCGCCGAATACGCCGTCACCCCGGTGGTGCTCAGCGCCCGCCGCGCCATGGCCTCGGTGGAGGAGGAGCCGCCCGCGCTCTTCGTCGGCGTGGAACTCGACCGCTGGCAGGACCAGGACCGGGCCGCCGCCATGGACGCGCTCGGCCGCGCCCTGGGCGCTGCCCCGCTGCCCTGGCCGGTCCACCTGATCCTGCTCGACATCGCCCAGGACCCGGTCGGGGACTGGATGCTGGAGGTCGTGCGGCCGTTCTACAGCCGGGACTGA
- the gcvT gene encoding glycine cleavage system aminomethyltransferase GcvT, whose protein sequence is MSETSNQPLSAPPAASPRRTALDAVHRALGATMTDFAGWDMPLRYGSERDEHQAVRTRAGLFDLSHMGEISVTGPQAGQALDHALVGHLSALAVGKARYTMICAPDGGILDDLIVYRLAEEHYLIVANASNAQTVLDTVSLRAVDFDAQVTDDRDAYALLAVQGPAAPGILKALTDADLDGLRYYAGLPGTVAGVSALIARTGYTGEDGFELFVDPADAEQLWQELLAAGAGDGLVPCGLSCRDTLRLEAGMPLYGHELTAKVTPFDAGLGRVVKFDKPGDFVGREALTAAAARAADVPPRKLVGLVAEGRRVPRAGFPVTDASGAVIGEVTSGAPSPTLGVPIAMAYVDTAHAAPGTEGVAVDIRGSREPYRVVALPFYQRER, encoded by the coding sequence ATGAGCGAAACGTCGAACCAGCCGCTAAGCGCACCGCCCGCCGCGTCGCCCCGCCGTACCGCCCTGGACGCGGTGCACCGCGCCCTGGGTGCGACCATGACCGACTTCGCCGGCTGGGACATGCCGCTGCGCTACGGCAGCGAGCGCGACGAGCACCAGGCCGTACGCACCAGGGCCGGGCTCTTCGACCTGTCGCACATGGGCGAGATCAGCGTGACCGGTCCGCAGGCCGGGCAGGCGCTGGACCACGCGCTGGTCGGCCATCTGTCGGCGCTCGCGGTCGGCAAGGCCCGCTACACGATGATCTGCGCACCGGACGGCGGCATCCTGGACGACCTGATCGTCTACCGGCTGGCCGAGGAGCACTATCTGATCGTCGCGAACGCCTCCAACGCGCAGACGGTGCTCGACACCGTCTCCCTGCGTGCGGTGGACTTCGACGCGCAGGTGACCGACGACCGGGACGCGTACGCCCTGCTGGCCGTCCAGGGCCCGGCGGCGCCCGGCATCCTCAAGGCGCTCACGGACGCCGACCTCGACGGGCTGCGCTACTACGCGGGGCTGCCGGGGACCGTCGCGGGGGTCTCCGCGCTGATCGCCAGGACGGGCTACACGGGCGAGGACGGCTTCGAGCTGTTCGTGGACCCGGCCGACGCCGAGCAGCTGTGGCAGGAACTGCTGGCGGCGGGCGCCGGCGACGGGCTCGTACCGTGCGGGCTGTCCTGCCGCGACACCCTGCGCCTGGAGGCCGGGATGCCGCTGTACGGCCACGAGCTGACCGCGAAGGTCACGCCCTTCGACGCGGGGCTCGGGCGGGTGGTCAAGTTCGACAAGCCCGGTGACTTCGTCGGCCGGGAGGCGCTGACGGCTGCCGCGGCCAGGGCCGCGGACGTCCCGCCGCGCAAGCTGGTCGGGCTGGTCGCCGAGGGCCGCCGGGTGCCGCGCGCCGGCTTCCCCGTCACCGACGCGTCCGGCGCGGTGATCGGCGAGGTCACCTCGGGCGCGCCCTCGCCCACCCTCGGCGTGCCGATCGCCATGGCCTACGTGGACACCGCGCACGCCGCGCCGGGCACGGAGGGGGTCGCGGTCGACATCCGGGGCAGCCGGGAGCCGTACCGTGTGGTGGCCCTGCCCTTCTACCAGCGCGAGCGCTGA
- the gcvH gene encoding glycine cleavage system protein GcvH — MSINPEQLRYSKEHEWLTASEDGVSTVGITSHAADALGDVVYVQLPEVGATVAAGESCGELESTKSVSELYSPVSGEVTEVNQDVVDDPSLVNSGPFEGGWLFKVRVSGEDADLLTAAEYDAFIAV; from the coding sequence ATGAGCATCAATCCTGAGCAGCTGCGTTACAGCAAGGAGCACGAGTGGCTCACCGCCTCCGAGGACGGCGTCTCGACCGTCGGCATCACCTCGCACGCCGCCGACGCGCTCGGTGACGTGGTCTACGTCCAGCTCCCCGAGGTCGGCGCGACGGTCGCGGCGGGCGAGAGCTGCGGCGAGCTGGAGTCCACCAAGTCCGTCAGCGAGCTGTACTCCCCGGTGTCCGGCGAGGTCACCGAGGTCAACCAGGACGTCGTGGACGACCCGTCGCTGGTGAACTCCGGACCGTTCGAGGGCGGCTGGCTGTTCAAGGTGCGGGTCTCCGGCGAGGACGCGGACCTGCTGACCGCGGCCGAGTACGACGCCTTCATCGCGGTCTGA
- the glyA gene encoding serine hydroxymethyltransferase, producing the protein MSLLNQSLHDFDPEVAAEVDAELRRQQSTLEMIASENFAPVAVLEAQGSVLTNKYAEGYPGRRYYGGCEHVDVIEQLAIDRVKALFGAEAANVQPHSGAQANAAAMFALLKPGDTILGLDLAHGGHLTHGMKINFSGKLYKVAAYHVDADTGLVDMAEVERLAKEHRPKLIIAGWSAYPRQLDFPAFREIADGVGAYLMVDMAHFAGLVAAGLHPSPVPHAHVVTTTTHKTLGGPRGGVILSTADLAKKINTAVFPGQQGGPLEHVIAGKAVAFKAAATDDFRDRQARTLEGAKILAERLTRDDLAAAGVAVLTGGTDVHLVLVDLRASALDGQQAEDRLHGIGITVNRNAIPDDPRPPMVTSGLRIGTPALATRGFGAEAFREVADIIAAALQPAFDADALRARVTALADRHPLYPTLAS; encoded by the coding sequence ATGTCGCTCCTGAATCAGTCCCTGCACGACTTCGACCCCGAGGTCGCCGCCGAGGTCGATGCCGAGCTGCGCCGCCAGCAGTCCACGCTGGAGATGATCGCGTCGGAGAATTTCGCCCCGGTCGCCGTCCTGGAGGCCCAGGGCTCGGTGCTGACCAACAAGTACGCCGAGGGTTACCCCGGGCGCCGTTACTACGGCGGCTGCGAGCACGTCGACGTCATCGAGCAGCTGGCCATCGACCGGGTGAAGGCGCTCTTCGGCGCCGAGGCCGCCAACGTGCAGCCGCACTCGGGCGCGCAGGCCAACGCGGCCGCGATGTTCGCCCTGCTCAAGCCGGGTGACACCATCCTCGGGCTGGACCTGGCGCACGGCGGTCACCTGACCCACGGCATGAAGATCAACTTCTCCGGCAAGCTCTACAAGGTGGCCGCCTACCACGTGGACGCCGACACCGGCCTGGTCGACATGGCCGAGGTCGAGCGGCTGGCCAAGGAGCACCGGCCGAAGCTGATCATCGCCGGCTGGTCGGCGTATCCGCGGCAGCTCGACTTCCCGGCGTTCCGGGAGATCGCGGACGGCGTGGGCGCGTATCTGATGGTCGACATGGCTCATTTCGCCGGGCTGGTGGCGGCCGGGCTGCACCCCTCGCCCGTCCCGCACGCGCATGTGGTCACCACCACGACGCACAAGACGCTCGGCGGCCCGCGCGGCGGGGTCATCCTGTCCACCGCCGACCTGGCCAAGAAGATCAACACCGCGGTCTTCCCCGGCCAGCAGGGCGGCCCGCTGGAGCATGTCATCGCCGGCAAGGCCGTGGCCTTCAAGGCCGCAGCCACCGACGACTTCCGGGACCGGCAGGCCCGCACCCTGGAAGGCGCGAAGATCCTGGCGGAACGGCTCACCCGGGACGACCTCGCCGCCGCCGGTGTCGCGGTACTGACCGGCGGCACCGACGTCCACCTGGTGCTGGTCGACCTGCGCGCCTCGGCGCTGGACGGCCAGCAGGCGGAGGACCGGCTGCACGGCATCGGCATCACCGTGAACCGCAACGCGATCCCGGACGACCCGCGGCCGCCGATGGTGACCTCGGGACTGCGCATCGGCACCCCGGCGCTGGCCACCAGGGGCTTCGGGGCGGAGGCCTTCCGGGAGGTCGCCGACATCATCGCGGCGGCGCTGCAGCCGGCCTTCGACGCGGACGCGCTCCGCGCGCGGGTCACCGCGCTCGCCGACCGGCACCCGCTGTATCCGACGCTCGCGTCATGA
- a CDS encoding L-serine ammonia-lyase, with the protein MAISVFDLFSIGIGPSSSHTVGPMRAARMFAQRLKTEDLLTRTAAARAELFGSLGATGHGHGTPKAVLLGLAGHSPRTVDIEAVDAEIAAVHADKRLALLGAHEVDFDPATDLVLHRRRSLPYHANGMTLSALDAAGEVLLAKTYYSVGGGFVVDEDAVGADRIKLDDTVLRYPFRTGDELLRLSRETGLSISALMLENEKAWRTEDEIRTGLLEIWQVMQECVQRGISREGILPGGLKVRRRAATTARQLRAEGDAAARAMEWITLYAMAVNEENAAGGRVVTAPTNGAAGIIPAVLHYYREFVPGADDDSVVRFLLAAGAIGMLFKENASISGAEVGCQGEVGSACSMAAGGLAEILGGTPEQVENAAEIGMEHNLGLTCDPVGGLVQIPCIERNGMAAVKAVTAARMAMRGDGRHHVSLDKVIKTMKETGADMKVKYKETARGGLAVNVIEC; encoded by the coding sequence ATGGCAATCTCCGTATTCGACCTCTTCTCCATCGGCATAGGCCCCTCCAGTTCCCACACCGTGGGTCCGATGCGGGCGGCCCGGATGTTCGCGCAGCGGTTGAAGACCGAGGACCTGCTCACCCGCACCGCGGCGGCCAGGGCCGAGCTGTTCGGGTCGCTGGGCGCCACCGGCCACGGCCACGGCACGCCGAAGGCGGTGCTGCTCGGCCTGGCCGGTCACTCGCCGCGCACCGTGGACATCGAGGCGGTGGACGCCGAGATCGCCGCCGTCCACGCCGACAAGCGGCTGGCCCTGCTCGGCGCGCACGAGGTGGACTTCGACCCGGCCACCGACCTGGTACTGCACCGCCGCCGCTCGCTGCCCTACCACGCCAACGGCATGACGCTGTCGGCGCTCGACGCGGCCGGCGAGGTGCTGCTGGCGAAGACCTACTACAGCGTGGGCGGCGGCTTCGTCGTGGACGAGGACGCGGTCGGCGCCGACCGGATCAAGCTCGACGACACGGTGCTGCGCTACCCCTTCCGCACCGGCGACGAACTGCTGCGGCTGTCCCGGGAGACCGGCCTGTCGATCTCCGCGCTGATGCTGGAGAACGAGAAGGCCTGGCGCACCGAGGACGAGATCCGCACGGGCCTGCTGGAGATCTGGCAGGTGATGCAGGAGTGCGTGCAGCGCGGCATCTCCCGCGAGGGCATCCTGCCCGGCGGCCTCAAGGTCCGCCGCAGGGCCGCCACGACAGCCCGCCAGCTGCGCGCGGAAGGCGACGCGGCGGCACGCGCGATGGAGTGGATCACCCTCTACGCGATGGCGGTGAACGAGGAGAACGCCGCCGGCGGCCGGGTCGTCACCGCCCCCACCAACGGCGCGGCGGGCATCATCCCCGCCGTCCTGCACTACTACCGGGAGTTCGTGCCCGGCGCCGACGACGACAGCGTCGTCCGCTTCCTCCTCGCGGCCGGCGCGATCGGCATGCTCTTCAAGGAGAACGCCTCGATCTCCGGTGCCGAGGTCGGCTGCCAGGGCGAGGTCGGCTCCGCCTGCTCGATGGCCGCCGGCGGCCTCGCCGAGATCCTCGGCGGCACCCCGGAACAGGTCGAGAACGCCGCGGAGATCGGCATGGAGCACAACCTCGGCCTGACCTGCGACCCGGTCGGCGGCCTGGTCCAGATCCCCTGCATCGAGCGCAACGGCATGGCCGCGGTGAAGGCGGTCACCGCCGCCCGGATGGCGATGCGCGGCGACGGCCGCCACCACGTGTCCCTGGACAAGGTCATCAAGACCATGAAGGAGACCGGCGCCGACATGAAGGTCAAATACAAGGAAACCGCCCGCGGCGGCCTCGCGGTGAACGTCATCGAGTGCTGA
- a CDS encoding cytochrome c biogenesis CcdA family protein, with product MTSSAAFYLSDSQHTVLSGTLIAAIPIAMLAGLVSFFSPCVLPLVPGYLSYVTGIAGSDLAEARRGRMVAGAFLFVLGFSAVFVSTGALFGSFGWALQTHRQALTRIFGVLTIILGLAFMGVIGGITQRELRFHYRPSVGLFGAPLLGVLFGLGWAPCTGPTLGSVEFLASSNGGAGRGALLMVFYCLGLGVPFMVGAVAFRRTLGAFGWIKRHYAWVMRLGGGMLVTVGVLLVTGVWDHITYQMQIWTSNFQPGI from the coding sequence GTGACCAGCTCTGCCGCATTCTACCTGTCCGACAGTCAGCACACAGTGCTTTCCGGCACTTTGATCGCCGCCATACCGATTGCGATGCTCGCAGGACTGGTCTCCTTCTTCTCTCCGTGCGTGCTTCCGCTCGTGCCTGGATACCTCTCGTACGTGACGGGAATCGCTGGGAGCGATCTTGCTGAGGCCAGACGCGGTCGGATGGTTGCCGGTGCGTTCTTGTTCGTGCTCGGGTTCAGTGCGGTCTTCGTCTCCACTGGTGCACTGTTCGGCAGCTTCGGTTGGGCGTTGCAAACTCACCGGCAAGCGCTGACCAGAATTTTCGGAGTGCTTACCATAATTCTGGGTCTGGCATTTATGGGTGTCATTGGTGGCATCACCCAGCGCGAACTACGCTTCCACTACAGGCCGAGCGTGGGCTTGTTCGGTGCACCCCTGCTCGGCGTGTTGTTCGGTCTGGGATGGGCTCCCTGTACTGGGCCGACACTGGGCTCGGTAGAATTCCTCGCCAGTAGTAACGGCGGCGCGGGGCGCGGGGCGCTCCTGATGGTTTTTTACTGCCTGGGCCTTGGTGTTCCGTTCATGGTGGGAGCGGTTGCCTTCAGGCGCACACTCGGCGCTTTTGGATGGATAAAGCGCCATTACGCGTGGGTTATGCGACTGGGTGGCGGAATGCTGGTAACGGTTGGCGTTCTGCTGGTGACCGGCGTATGGGACCACATCACCTACCAGATGCAGATCTGGACCTCGAACTTCCAACCAGGAATTTAG
- a CDS encoding GrpB family protein encodes MPFPDERRQVAVVDHRPEWTAEFERLAEQLSGVLGDLPVAIDHVGSTSVPGLPAKDCIDVQVRMESIDEARDAGLLAAIGFRCRPEPWNRSEVSRGIHCHKLVFAPPAAARSCNVHLRESTGPNARYALLFRD; translated from the coding sequence ATGCCGTTTCCCGATGAGCGTCGTCAGGTCGCAGTGGTCGATCACCGGCCGGAGTGGACAGCGGAGTTCGAACGGTTGGCCGAGCAGTTGAGCGGGGTGCTGGGCGACCTGCCGGTGGCCATCGACCACGTGGGGTCGACCTCGGTGCCGGGTCTGCCGGCCAAAGACTGCATTGATGTGCAGGTCCGGATGGAGTCCATCGACGAGGCCCGGGATGCGGGGCTGCTTGCCGCGATCGGCTTCCGATGCCGACCCGAGCCGTGGAATCGCTCCGAAGTCTCACGCGGGATCCACTGCCACAAGCTCGTCTTCGCTCCGCCGGCCGCTGCCCGTTCCTGCAACGTCCACCTCCGGGAGAGCACCGGCCCCAATGCCCGCTATGCGCTCCTGTTCCGCGACTAG